One genomic window of Caldivirga maquilingensis IC-167 includes the following:
- a CDS encoding 50S ribosomal protein L37e: MTKGTPSFGRMSRGKTHIRCPRCGRHSYNIVKGYCAACGYGRSRRIKRGLAKVLGRPVGNR, encoded by the coding sequence ATGACTAAGGGTACTCCATCATTTGGTAGGATGAGTAGGGGTAAGACGCATATCAGATGCCCTAGGTGCGGTAGACACTCCTACAATATTGTTAAAGGCTACTGCGCTGCCTGTGGTTACGGTAGATCAAGGAGGATTAAGCGTGGTTTAGCTAAGGTTCTTGGAAGGCCAGTGGGTAATAGGTAG
- the map gene encoding type II methionyl aminopeptidase has protein sequence MLSEDALRKYRQAGDIIHKVLKHTIDKVHPGMSILELCNMIEGEIRDSGALPAFPANIDVNNVAAHYTAKIGDEAVIPPNSVVKIDVGAHIDGYIVDSAVTVYFNNAYSMLTKAAWTALRNALDTAKAGVELSRIGAIVDKTISSFGFKPIRNLTGHLISRYRLHAGKSVPNYDDGSRVKMLNGEVYAIEPFATNGRGIVTDAPEVTIYMLLKTNVKKLTEEANSALNYISRNFNQLPFTPRWLVEEFKDKTMSIINELTRRGALYGYNVLMESGNGFVAQFEDTVIVTQDGVEPLAKVLELIN, from the coding sequence ATGCTGAGTGAAGATGCCTTAAGAAAGTATAGGCAGGCTGGTGACATTATTCACAAGGTGCTTAAACACACCATTGATAAGGTTCACCCAGGTATGAGTATACTGGAGTTATGTAATATGATTGAGGGTGAAATTAGGGATAGTGGTGCCTTACCAGCCTTCCCAGCTAACATTGATGTTAATAATGTTGCAGCCCACTACACTGCTAAGATAGGTGATGAAGCGGTAATACCACCTAACTCAGTGGTTAAGATAGATGTGGGAGCCCACATTGATGGATACATCGTTGACTCAGCTGTCACAGTATACTTCAATAATGCCTACTCAATGCTAACTAAGGCTGCCTGGACAGCCCTCAGGAATGCCCTTGATACAGCTAAGGCTGGTGTTGAGTTAAGTAGGATTGGGGCTATTGTGGATAAGACCATTAGTAGCTTCGGCTTCAAGCCCATTAGAAACCTAACAGGCCACTTAATAAGTAGGTACAGGTTGCATGCAGGTAAGTCAGTGCCTAATTACGATGATGGTAGTAGGGTTAAGATGCTTAATGGTGAAGTATACGCCATAGAACCCTTCGCAACCAATGGTAGAGGTATAGTTACTGATGCCCCTGAGGTAACAATATACATGCTGTTGAAGACTAATGTTAAGAAGCTTACCGAGGAGGCTAATTCAGCATTAAACTACATTTCAAGGAACTTTAACCAACTCCCCTTCACCCCTAGGTGGTTGGTTGAGGAATTTAAGGATAAGACAATGAGCATTATTAATGAGCTTACTAGAAGGGGTGCCTTATATGGGTACAATGTATTAATGGAGAGTGGTAATGGTTTTGTGGCTCAATTCGAGGACACGGTAATAGTGACCCAAGATGGTGTAGAACCCTTAGCCAAAGTTCTTGAGTTAATTAACTAA
- a CDS encoding MMPL family transporter translates to MTAWITLILALAPYAPSAFKILVYSDSKVLPPWTEASLASSIVNRYLGNQVGLVVIPVYVGNINNSRYVLSTIDDELRSLNLTYYDLNSIYDKVINRYYAITNETVKEYLSNYTGIIRGIYANESLLCSELYSISNEYYSTLNNYTLTIREFSGFFTLFMKAFFTNLSTVDYSYSVWQVINETGQSLLNNGNYSSWLKPYLLYFIKSLNDSVGSLPIYGLNISLIKESLSSSYYSTLIKINNTYVPILRNLTKSNPLALPMIALGPNPPRTLTAKLVASWFINSTPPLLKPYLIQLACTNESQVNTTISELNSSLSFVVSSIYKKPAYSYANNITNGSLYSNGYALVIVNSTNDLEINNLFTNYDYVYPFSTNIVLSQLSEIIEKDVPMIDEVSGASVLLMLLFVLGTLVAPIIILIMLILSYGAVLGVVYFLGKMGLTVYYLTVYMISPIVFGIGVDYSLLVIGRYLEERRKGFNTSQALETIMRFTIPTILTSGSVVAAGLGSFVVSNYQYIQVIGLSYIVTVAFVILATTVVLPSLITLMNDRILWPMGLKSSTRELSTRVIIKLTRFSLRRPWLIIAIALIPTVLSVLFIIRNPVTSNPLLLMPNVKSVYAYRILQHYFPNYVKSTQYVILEPNNAEALQSLENAISSLNFTMSVNLAYNSSSIAILKVTTSYNALSDKLIPVYVRLTSLANQVASEYGVKVIVGGDAANKYYFVKVFEDQFYYKISILIIALNILLLSLALRSLVVPLRLLATVMISISWSLAVSQLIFYKLLGVETYWLLPIILFALLTSVGTDYDIFIVTRVREEVIKGKSDPEAILTAIENTGPIVTGAALVLAIAFMSLMVSQLYILREIGFTVGLSVLMDAFLIRPAVMPAIMVLAGKYNWWPSRISSDQRAVIPVQ, encoded by the coding sequence GTGACGGCTTGGATTACGCTCATACTAGCTCTAGCTCCCTATGCTCCATCCGCATTTAAGATACTGGTTTACAGTGATAGTAAGGTGCTTCCACCTTGGACGGAGGCGTCATTAGCCTCCAGTATAGTTAATAGGTATTTAGGGAACCAAGTAGGCTTAGTTGTGATACCGGTTTACGTAGGTAATATTAATAATTCACGTTACGTACTCAGCACTATTGATGATGAATTAAGGTCTCTTAACTTAACTTACTATGATTTAAACAGTATTTATGATAAAGTTATCAACCGTTACTACGCCATTACCAATGAGACAGTGAAGGAGTATTTAAGCAACTACACCGGTATTATACGAGGAATTTACGCTAATGAATCATTATTATGCAGTGAACTGTATAGTATTAGTAATGAATACTACTCCACACTTAATAATTACACATTAACAATAAGGGAATTCAGCGGCTTCTTCACATTATTCATGAAGGCCTTCTTCACAAACTTATCCACCGTGGATTACTCATACTCAGTATGGCAGGTTATAAATGAGACCGGGCAAAGCCTACTTAATAATGGTAATTACTCAAGTTGGCTTAAGCCATACTTACTATACTTCATTAAGTCATTGAACGACTCAGTGGGTAGCCTGCCTATTTACGGCTTAAACATAAGCTTGATTAAGGAGTCTCTCTCATCATCATACTACTCAACGCTGATTAAGATAAATAATACCTATGTACCAATATTGAGGAATTTAACTAAGAGTAATCCACTGGCTTTACCCATGATTGCCCTGGGTCCTAATCCCCCAAGAACCCTTACCGCTAAGTTAGTGGCTTCATGGTTCATTAACTCAACACCACCACTGCTTAAACCATACCTAATTCAATTAGCGTGCACCAATGAGTCTCAGGTAAACACGACAATTAGTGAGCTTAACTCATCATTAAGCTTCGTGGTCTCATCAATATACAAGAAGCCAGCCTACTCTTATGCAAATAACATTACCAATGGTTCACTATACTCAAATGGATATGCCTTGGTTATAGTTAACTCCACTAATGATTTAGAGATTAATAACTTATTCACTAATTATGATTATGTTTACCCATTCTCAACCAACATAGTTCTAAGTCAATTATCGGAAATAATAGAGAAGGATGTGCCGATGATTGATGAAGTCAGTGGCGCCTCAGTACTATTAATGCTACTCTTCGTATTAGGTACATTAGTGGCGCCTATAATCATATTAATAATGCTCATCCTATCCTACGGTGCGGTACTTGGGGTCGTTTACTTCCTTGGTAAAATGGGGTTAACGGTATACTACCTAACAGTCTACATGATATCACCCATAGTTTTCGGCATTGGGGTTGACTACAGCCTACTTGTTATTGGAAGATACCTAGAGGAGAGGAGAAAAGGTTTCAATACGTCACAGGCCTTAGAGACTATAATGCGTTTCACGATACCAACCATACTAACCTCAGGTAGCGTTGTAGCAGCTGGCTTAGGCTCATTCGTAGTCTCCAATTACCAGTATATTCAAGTAATTGGCTTATCATACATAGTTACGGTCGCCTTCGTCATACTTGCAACAACAGTGGTTTTACCATCATTAATAACGTTAATGAATGATAGGATTCTATGGCCAATGGGCCTTAAATCATCTACGAGGGAATTAAGCACAAGGGTAATTATTAAATTAACCAGGTTCTCACTGAGGAGACCTTGGTTAATCATTGCAATTGCCCTAATACCTACTGTCCTCTCGGTTCTCTTCATTATTAGGAACCCAGTTACCTCGAACCCCCTCCTACTGATGCCTAACGTTAAGTCAGTTTACGCATACAGGATCCTGCAGCATTACTTCCCTAATTACGTTAAATCAACGCAATACGTGATCCTTGAACCTAATAATGCTGAAGCCTTACAATCATTGGAAAACGCCATTAGTTCCCTCAACTTCACCATGAGCGTTAACTTGGCTTATAATTCATCATCAATCGCCATACTTAAGGTAACCACAAGCTACAATGCCCTCTCAGACAAGTTGATACCAGTTTACGTGAGGCTCACAAGCCTAGCGAACCAGGTAGCTAGTGAATACGGTGTTAAGGTAATTGTTGGTGGTGATGCTGCAAATAAGTACTACTTCGTTAAGGTTTTTGAGGATCAATTCTACTATAAGATAAGTATACTGATAATAGCATTAAACATACTACTGCTCTCCCTAGCCTTAAGGAGCCTGGTGGTTCCCTTAAGGCTACTGGCCACGGTAATGATTAGCATCTCCTGGTCACTTGCAGTAAGTCAATTAATATTCTATAAGCTACTTGGAGTTGAGACCTACTGGCTACTGCCGATAATACTCTTCGCGCTCCTTACAAGCGTCGGCACTGATTACGACATATTCATAGTAACGAGGGTTAGGGAGGAGGTTATTAAGGGTAAGAGTGACCCGGAGGCAATATTGACTGCTATTGAGAATACTGGCCCAATAGTTACTGGGGCAGCCTTAGTGTTGGCGATAGCCTTCATGAGCCTCATGGTTTCGCAACTATATATACTTAGGGAAATAGGGTTCACGGTTGGTTTAAGTGTCTTAATGGACGCATTCCTAATAAGGCCAGCTGTAATGCCTGCAATAATGGTTCTAGCGGGTAAGTATAATTGGTGGCCATCAAGGATAAGCAGTGATCAAAGGGCAGTAATACCAGTTCAATAA
- a CDS encoding 50S ribosomal protein L14e, with protein MPKVFDVGRVCVKLAGKEAGKMCVVVDIVDERFVIVTGPKNLTGVKRRRTNVKHLEPTEYRVEISKGASDEEVTKAIEAAGLVDIMKKGVQPKLFMVPTVKVTK; from the coding sequence ATGCCTAAGGTTTTTGATGTTGGGAGAGTATGCGTTAAGCTGGCGGGTAAGGAGGCAGGGAAAATGTGCGTTGTAGTTGATATAGTGGATGAGAGATTCGTCATTGTTACTGGACCCAAGAACCTAACTGGTGTTAAGAGGAGGAGAACCAATGTTAAACACCTCGAACCAACAGAGTACAGAGTTGAGATAAGTAAGGGTGCTTCAGATGAGGAGGTGACCAAGGCCATTGAGGCAGCTGGGCTCGTTGACATTATGAAGAAGGGTGTTCAACCCAAGCTATTCATGGTACCTACAGTTAAGGTAACTAAGTGA
- a CDS encoding HAD family hydrolase: protein MAEETRVITFDVYQTVLEYGDALIKEIGEAISKYYREVGYSVDSSVVTDYYRLMEREVRVNRIMNLLYTPPAENTRRLVKRIGQRYGIPFSNRLVNDVQNVIADTVVNSQNIKVIEGVEEVFSILKEEDWLVGIVSNVIFWPGRVSRALLTRFGLWRFIDYAVFSDEVGYPKPHPIIFETLINSLIGDRVPDVVAHVGDNLQEDFVGALMYGIVGVLYDPGGVYTPVNSSPYEAIKCKAYIIRRTKDVLTLTDTLTKCR, encoded by the coding sequence GTGGCTGAGGAAACAAGGGTGATAACATTTGATGTGTATCAGACGGTGCTTGAGTATGGGGATGCGTTGATTAAGGAGATTGGGGAGGCGATAAGTAAGTACTATAGGGAGGTGGGTTACTCTGTGGATTCAAGCGTGGTTACTGATTACTATAGGTTAATGGAGAGGGAGGTTAGGGTTAACAGGATCATGAACCTACTATACACCCCACCCGCCGAGAACACTAGGAGGTTGGTTAAGAGGATTGGGCAGAGATATGGTATACCGTTCTCAAATAGGCTTGTTAATGATGTTCAAAACGTTATAGCGGACACCGTGGTTAATTCACAGAACATTAAAGTCATTGAGGGTGTTGAGGAGGTGTTCAGCATCCTTAAGGAGGAGGATTGGTTAGTGGGCATAGTTTCAAACGTCATATTCTGGCCCGGTAGAGTATCTAGGGCACTCTTAACTAGGTTTGGCTTATGGAGATTCATAGATTACGCAGTCTTCTCAGATGAGGTGGGTTACCCAAAACCACACCCAATAATATTTGAAACACTCATAAACTCCCTGATCGGTGATAGGGTGCCTGACGTAGTTGCGCACGTGGGTGATAATCTGCAGGAGGATTTCGTTGGAGCATTAATGTACGGTATAGTGGGGGTTCTCTACGACCCAGGCGGCGTGTATACTCCAGTTAACTCCAGCCCCTATGAGGCCATTAAATGTAAGGCATATATAATAAGAAGAACAAAGGACGTCCTCACGCTAACAGATACTTTGACTAAATGCCGTTAA
- a CDS encoding TiaS agmantine-binding domain-containing protein — MITWVGIDDTDTYDKGCTTYVMYNMLKEFLKTKGEWRIITYPRLIRLNPNVPFKTRGNAAVSVGLNVDDPREALELAEWAVDAYSHKIGKTSPGIVVSISNNEHWIYWKALSDVIPLNAAVKWMSKLGVIYRGGRGVIGALASVMADLSQDSTLELLAYSESTPKPSIPIDLVKKLNDSTTPLTFENVSGDYVLIQPHGNDPVIFGIRGDSPYHIIHFASMLINEVDVEPRWLIYLTNQATGHHLNSIMNKPYTTGYVEGSVNEVRLVQGGNIEIRVNSTHVFSYRHYGFKSIDKATYLIAYGGFKPGVNSLDLYMEGGVALMLNNIVKNPRCPRCGSNLESTGRVGLLKCPKCGLITGLPRLMNYTSEFTLEEPREAEVRHLHKPTARIGLEGLVNVFNRPSLWII, encoded by the coding sequence ATGATTACTTGGGTTGGGATTGATGACACTGACACATATGATAAGGGATGCACAACGTATGTAATGTATAATATGCTTAAGGAGTTCCTTAAAACTAAGGGTGAATGGAGAATAATCACATACCCCCGGTTAATTAGGCTTAACCCAAACGTACCCTTTAAGACTAGGGGGAACGCTGCGGTTTCAGTAGGCCTTAATGTTGATGATCCAAGGGAAGCATTAGAGCTAGCTGAGTGGGCTGTGGATGCGTACTCACATAAGATTGGTAAAACTAGCCCAGGCATAGTGGTTTCAATAAGTAATAATGAGCATTGGATATATTGGAAGGCCTTAAGTGATGTAATTCCCCTTAATGCAGCGGTTAAATGGATGAGTAAGCTAGGTGTAATTTACAGGGGTGGTAGAGGGGTTATTGGAGCCTTAGCCTCAGTAATGGCTGACTTAAGCCAAGACTCAACCCTAGAGCTACTGGCCTACAGTGAATCAACCCCAAAGCCGAGCATACCCATTGATCTTGTTAAGAAGCTGAATGATTCAACAACTCCATTAACCTTCGAGAACGTGAGCGGTGACTATGTTTTAATACAGCCTCATGGAAACGACCCAGTGATATTTGGGATTAGGGGTGATTCACCATACCACATTATTCACTTCGCATCAATGCTTATTAATGAAGTGGATGTTGAGCCAAGGTGGTTAATCTACTTAACAAACCAAGCCACTGGCCATCATCTTAACAGCATCATGAATAAACCATACACCACTGGTTACGTTGAGGGTTCAGTAAATGAAGTGAGGCTAGTGCAGGGTGGTAACATTGAGATCAGGGTTAATTCAACACATGTCTTCTCATATAGGCACTATGGGTTTAAGAGCATTGATAAGGCCACTTACCTAATAGCCTACGGTGGATTTAAACCAGGAGTGAATAGTCTAGACTTATACATGGAGGGTGGTGTTGCATTAATGCTTAATAATATTGTTAAGAATCCAAGATGCCCAAGGTGTGGTAGTAACCTTGAATCCACAGGTAGGGTTGGGTTACTTAAATGCCCTAAATGCGGATTAATTACCGGGTTACCTAGGCTAATGAACTACACCAGTGAGTTTACCCTGGAGGAGCCAAGGGAGGCTGAGGTTAGGCACCTTCATAAGCCCACTGCTAGAATAGGCCTTGAGGGTTTAGTTAATGTGTTTAATAGGCCTTCCTTATGGATAATTTAA